Genomic window (Sphingomonas sp. S1-29):
CGTAATATTTCATCATGCTCGGCTGTGCCGGATGCGCGCGGCCTGCCTTGAGTTCGTCGATAAAACGCTCGGACATCGCCCCAAAGGCGCGCGCGCGGACTTCGAACATGGCGATCGAGGCGCGCAGCAACGGATCGGCGAGCCGGCCATTCGCGTCCAGCCCAACCGCAGCGATCGCGCCCTCGATCAGTGGGTTGCCGCCGCCCGCGCTCGCAAGGCCCATGCCCGAGATCATCTCGCGCTCATGCCCCAGCAGATATTTGGCGACGTCCCAGCCCTTATTCTCGTCATAGATGCGATTGGCCTTGGGGACGCGGACATTGTCCATGAAGGTTTCGCAAAAGGGCGAATAGCCCGAGATCAGCAGGATGGGCTTGGTCGACACGCCTTCGCTGGCCATGTCGAACAGCACGAAGCTGATGCCGCCCTGCTTCGATTCCTTCGAGGTGCGAACCAGGCAGAAGATCCAGTCGGCCTTGTCGGCATAGCTGGTCCACACCTTCTGCCCGTTGACGATATAATGATCGCCCGCATCTTCGGCGGAGGCGGCGAGGCTGGCGAGATCGGAGCCGGCATTGGGTTCGCTATAGCCCTGGCACCAGCGGATTTCGCCGCGTGCGATCTTGGGCAGATGGTCGAGCTTTTGTTCCTCGGTGCCGTATTTGAGCAGCGCCGGCCCGAGCATCGAGATGCCGAAGCTGTTGAGCGGGTTGCGGCAATGCAGCGCCGCCATTTCCTCGCGCAGCGCCTTGGCTTCGGCGGGGCTCAAGCCCCCGCCGCCATATTCAGTCGGCCAATCGGGGACGGTCCAGCCGCGCGATGCCATTGCCTCGAGCCATTCGCGCTGCCCCGGCTGGAAATCGGGGTTGCGTCCGCCCCAGCATATGTCCTTGTCCGATCGCACGGGTGCCCGCATTTCGGGCGGGCAATTGGCTTCGAGCCAGGCGCGGGTTTCGCTGCGGAAGGTGGCCAGATCGGTCATGCGATTGCTCCTTGTGGAGACGGGGAAAGATGCTGGGCGATCAGCGCGGCAATTTCGATCGCGCGATGATCCTGGTGAAGCTCGGTGATGACCTGCACCCCGGTGGGCAGCCCGTCGATCAGCCCGACCGGCATGCAGGTCGCGGGCAGGCCGGGATAGGTGGCGAGGCCGGCCCAGGCGAGATGCGCGTCATAAGGGCCGGGGGTGCCGTCAATGGCGAGCGTGCGGTCGGCAAGCGGGCTGTGGTCATGCGCGAATGCCTGGGTCGCGGCGGGCGGCGCGATCACCGCGTCGAACTCACCGAACAGCGCGCCCCAGGCGCGAGTGCTGCGCGCCTGTGCATCGAGCATGCTGAGCCATTTCAGCAACGACGGCAGCGTGTGGTGCAGCGCGGGATTGCTGCGCGCGAAGGTGACGTTCAGCAGATCGCCATAGGCGCTATGCTGGCGCGATAGATCGGGGAGCAGATCGCTGTGGCGAACGACCTCGACACCGGCGCGGGCAAGCGCCGCTGCGGCGCGCTCGACACCCTCGACCACCGCATGCGCGGTGCGGGTTTCGGGATGCTGGGCGAGGACCAGTACGCGCCGTGTGCGCGCCGCCGGGCGCGGCAGTGGCAGCGTGGCGAGCAGGTCGATCATCAGCGCCAGGTCCTGCGGATCACGCGCCAGCGGGCCGATCACGCCGAGCACGGTTTCGGTACCATCGGTGCCCGGATAGCGATGGCCGTCGGACGAAATCGCGTTCCAGCTCGGCTTGTGCCCCCATATGCCGCAGAAATGCGCGGGCACCCGGATCGAGCCGCCGACGTCGCTGCCAAGCTCGATCGGCACCATCCCCGCCGCCACCGCCGCGGCGCCGCCGCCCGAGCTGCCACCGGAGGTGCGCGCGGGATCGAGCGGATGATTGGTGCGGCCGTGGATCGAATTGACCGATTGCCAGTCGCCCAGCCCCTTGGGCACGTTGGATTTGCCCAAAATGATCGCGCCCGCCGCCTTCAGGCGAGCGACGGCATGCGCGTCGGTGGTGGCGACGTTGTTGCGATGCTCGGCAAAGCCCCAATGGGTGGGCAGGCCGGCAATATCGAACGCCTCTTTCACCGTCATCGGCACGCCGAGCAGCGGCGCGGTATCGCCCGCGGCCAGCCGCGCATCGGCGGCGTCGGCGGCGGCAAGCGCGCGATCGAAATCACGCACCGGCACCGCGTTGATCTCCGGATCGAGCGTTTCGATCCGCGCGATCGCGGCGAGGGCTTGTTCACGCGCGGTGGTGGTGCCGGCGCGGATCGCGGCGGCGGTGGCGTGGGCGGTGAGGGGCGGGGTGCTGGTCATCTAACGATCCCGTTCGTCCTGAGTAGCCGGCGAGTAGCGGCGAAGCCGCGTATCGAGGCGGCGTATCGAAGGATGGGTCGCCGCGCGCGGCGGTGCTTCGATACGCGCCCTCGCTACGCCCTCTGCGAGGGCTACTCGGTCGCTACTCAGCACGAACGGGGTAGGGGGCGCCATTTCCCCCCTTGCCGCGTTCAATTGAAGCGCTCGCCCTTGTCGGCCTTGTCGCGCAGCAGTTTTGCGACCTCGAAGCCGTGTTTCTCCAGCCCGGCGACGATCTTCTTCAGCCCCTCGGTATCGGCCCAGAACATCGGGCCGCCGCGATAGACCGGCCAGCCATAGCCATAGATCCACACGACATCGATGTCGCTCGCACGCTGTGCCATGCCTTCCTCAAGGATCAGCGCGCCTTCGTTGACCATCGTGTAAAGTGTGCGTTCGACGATCTCCTCATCGGTGATGTCGTGCTGCACGGCACCCGATTTCGCCCGGAATTCCTCGATGATCTCGGCGACGCGGGGGCTGGGCGAGGGGTTCCGCTTTTCGTCATAGTCATAAAAGCCCGCCTGGGTCTTTTGCCCCCAGCGCTTTTCGGCGGCGAGCGCGTCGCGGATATTTTCGATGCGGGTGGGATCGCGGTGCCAGCCGATGTCGACGCCGGCCAGATCGCTCATCTGGAACGGCCCCATCGGCATGCCGAAGGCGACATGCACCTTATCGATCTGCTCGGGAGTGGCTCCCTCCATCAGCAGCTTCATCGCCTCTACCTGGCGCGGCATCAGCATGCGGTTGCCGATGAAGCCGTGGCAGACGCCCGAGACGACCGCGACTTTGCGGATCGTCTTGCCCAGCGCCATGACGGTGGCGAGCACATCGTCGGCGGTCTTGGCCCCGCGCACGACTTCGAGCAATTTCATCACATTGGCGGG
Coding sequences:
- a CDS encoding acyl-CoA dehydrogenase family protein, whose protein sequence is MTDLATFRSETRAWLEANCPPEMRAPVRSDKDICWGGRNPDFQPGQREWLEAMASRGWTVPDWPTEYGGGGLSPAEAKALREEMAALHCRNPLNSFGISMLGPALLKYGTEEQKLDHLPKIARGEIRWCQGYSEPNAGSDLASLAASAEDAGDHYIVNGQKVWTSYADKADWIFCLVRTSKESKQGGISFVLFDMASEGVSTKPILLISGYSPFCETFMDNVRVPKANRIYDENKGWDVAKYLLGHEREMISGMGLASAGGGNPLIEGAIAAVGLDANGRLADPLLRASIAMFEVRARAFGAMSERFIDELKAGRAHPAQPSMMKYYGTELNKARHELQMAAGGSDALEWESGASNGGAAARAWLRTKANSIEGGTSEIQLNIVAKRILDLPA
- a CDS encoding amidase family protein; translation: MTSTPPLTAHATAAAIRAGTTTAREQALAAIARIETLDPEINAVPVRDFDRALAAADAADARLAAGDTAPLLGVPMTVKEAFDIAGLPTHWGFAEHRNNVATTDAHAVARLKAAGAIILGKSNVPKGLGDWQSVNSIHGRTNHPLDPARTSGGSSGGGAAAVAAGMVPIELGSDVGGSIRVPAHFCGIWGHKPSWNAISSDGHRYPGTDGTETVLGVIGPLARDPQDLALMIDLLATLPLPRPAARTRRVLVLAQHPETRTAHAVVEGVERAAAALARAGVEVVRHSDLLPDLSRQHSAYGDLLNVTFARSNPALHHTLPSLLKWLSMLDAQARSTRAWGALFGEFDAVIAPPAATQAFAHDHSPLADRTLAIDGTPGPYDAHLAWAGLATYPGLPATCMPVGLIDGLPTGVQVITELHQDHRAIEIAALIAQHLSPSPQGAIA